In the Leptospira fletcheri genome, TTCCAGGATCCGCCTCATCAATTTTCCATCTAGAGCGGCCGTTCCTATCGTAAACGATTCCAAAGGAAGAAATCGTTCCCGATTCAGCCCGCCTATATCCAATAAAAGTTTCATATAGTTGGGGGTCGTCGCAATGGAGGTACAGCCGAATTTCCGCATCCTGGCCAGATGTTCTCCCGGCATGAACCGGTTGGAGAAATGAACCCCGCACCCGACCCATAAAAGTTCCTGTAAAACGGCGGCCCCCATCGCATGGTATTGAGGTACGGAACAAAAGGCGTCCTTTCCGGCAAATTGCGATAAATGCTCGAGGTTCGCATCCAGATTAGAGAGTAAATTCCTCTCGGAAAGAAGGATAGCCTTAGGCCGGCCGGTAGACCCCGAAGAGAATTGGATCAGCCTTACTTCCTCCGGAAGGGAAACGGACAATTTATTTAAATATTTTGAATATTCTATTTTAGACGCGGACAATACGAGACGGTCTGAAGAACTCTCTTCCTGGATTCGAAACGACAGGATCGGAGTCTCGGATCCCGTACCTTTGAGGACTTCCTTCTGCTCGGACAAGGAATGAACCGCCACTAAATCCGGTCTGATCTGTTCGGAGAAGATTCTCGCTTCCCGTTCCGTGCATTTTTCCGGGATCGGAGCGAGAACTCCGCCCGCTTTCCACACGGCAAGCTGGAGAAGCGTCAATTCCGGACCCCCCGGTAAAGCGGGCATGACCACGGGACGATTCACTGAGGAAAGGAAGGGAACCAAACGGTCCGCCTCTTCGTTTAATCTCGAAAACGTCATGGCTCCGAATTCGTTGCTGACCGCGATTTTGTCCGGATACCGTTCGAGAATCTGTTCGAATCTGGAAAGCATCAGGAAATGCCCTCCTGTCCTAAAACCGAAAATACTTGCCCTCGTAAGGCATCCTCGATTTTGCCACGCTCTCGGATCAGCCTTAGGTCCTCTCCATCCACCAAAACTTCGGCCGGAGAAGGATGGCTCAAGAATAATATATTACTGAATGTTAATCCATAGGCCCCAGAGCCCAAAATTCCGATCACATCCCCTTCCTCACATTCAGGAAGGGACAGACCGGAAGCGAATTCGTCGGCCGGCGTGCACAATACTCCGCCTAACGTCACTTCCTCGGATACGAGGGAATTACATGCTTTGGCGGATACGATCGGGAACGGTCTCCTAAGAATCGCTCCGATTCCCGCTGCGGCGGAATGGTGGTGCATTCCTCCGTCCAAAATGAGATGATTCCGATCGAAGGATTTTTTCTTATACAGAATCCTAGAAAGATACACTCCCGAATTCGCGACCAGATATCTACCGAGTTCGATAAAGTATTTTCTCTCCGGCCTGCCGTCCTTTGAGATCATCGCTCGGAGGCCTTTTCCGGCGGAATCCAAATCGAACTCAGGATCACCGTCGAACAAAGCGACACCGAATCCTCCGCCGAAATTTAAGGTTCGGATCGGAACGAATTTCTCCAGCTCGTCCGCGAGATTCAGGAGGTCTTTTGCATTTTCCAACCAAGCAAAATGATCGAAACATTGGGTACCCGCATAAATATGCAGCCCTTCCAACTCGCAAGCATTCTCGGTCGAAATTCTTCTCGCCAAATCCAGAATTCGATCCTGATCGATTCCGAATTTTTTGGACTTTCCGGCCATGGACATTCTAGAACCGGAAGCTCCGCCCTTAGGATTTACGCGAAGCGTAAGGACCGGTTTATAATCCGAAAAACGGGCGAGTTCGCAAATTTTCTCGTATTCCCGTTCCGACTCGATATTGATCGCTCCGATTCGATTTTCCAGAGCGAATATTAAATCTTCGTTTCTTTTCCCCGGGCCGCTAAAGCGGATCGAAGGCCTGGAAAAGCCCGCTTTTAGCGCGATTAAAATCTCGCCTGCCGAAGCCACTTCCACTCCGACGTTTAGAGAGCGGAAGATTCTTCCGATCGATACGTTCGGATTCGCTTTTAAAGCGTATAGAATCCCCACCCTTTCCCCGAACGATCGGGAGACTCTCGCGAGATTTTCACGGGCAGCTTCCGCGTTAAAAGCGTACAAAGGAGTGCCGAATCGATTCGCGAGATCTTCCGCCGAATACTTTCCTATTTTCAGCCCTTCTCCCCAAACGGATCCTATTTGACGGATTAAGTTTTTATGAATCTCTACTTTCGAATTTTCTAAAATCATGGTATTACCGAAAATGCGGAGACTTTAATTCCGAAGTTCTTTCACCTTGTCGGAGTTCCCGAATCTCCGAGCCGGCGCGTCTTAAGGCCAAAAGGGAAAGCAGTTCGAAGCATACCGCCGAGGCGTTGATTGCCGTGATTCCGGTAGGATCATAAGGAGGAGACACTTCCACGCAGTCGAAGCTACAGTAATTCAGAGGCCCGAGAGCTCGCAAAAACTGGAATGCCTGGTATGTGCTGGGTCCCCCGGGTTCCGGAGTTCCTGTCCCGGGTGCGAATGCAGGATCCAGGAAATCTATATCGAAGGAAAGAGCCACAGGGTGATCGCCCACCCTTTCCTTTACCATGTTTCCCAGCTCGGTAGGAGACAAAAGGTTCAGCTCCTCCCAGGAAATCACGCGGTAGCCCAAGCCTTCGCCGGAGCCTAGATCGTTCGGATGCAAAGTTCCTCTCATTCCAATCTGCACCGATCTGGAGGGATCCACGAGCCCTTCTTCTACCGCTCTTCTAAAAACGGTACCGTGAAAATGTCGGACTCCATAATAATTATCTAAAACATCTCCGTGGGCGTCGATGTGAACAACGGAAACGGGTCCTCGGACGGCCGCCAAAGCGCGCAATTCGGCCATCGTAAGAGAATGGTCTCCACCGAGAATCAGGGGAACGACTCCGGCCTCGTAAATCGGTTCCAAAAAATTCTGCACTCTGTACAGACTTTCCTCGTGATAACCTGGGACCACCGGCGCGTCGCCGTAGTCCACCATTGAGAGAACTTCCGGAACGTTTACTTTCAATACGGGATTGTAATCCCGAAGCAGAACGGACGCGCTTCGGATCGCCTCCGGTCCGAATCTAGCGCCGGAGCGGTAAGAGACGGCGGAATCCATAGGAACTCCCACCACCGCGACATCCACGTCCTCCAAAACGGCAAGATTCGGAAGCCGCATAAAAGTACGAACCCCGGTAAAGCGGGGGGCTTTCATCGAGTTTAGAGGAAGATAGTGTTTTTTTTCTTTTTCGCTCATTCATTTTCACCTAATCGCAAAGGCCTTCTTAAAAACTGGGAACTCGAGGCGGGACGAATATTTTTTCCACCAGCAACTCCGCATCCTTCAACCTAGGATAGCTCTGGAAAAAACGGGTCTGAACCGCCTGAGGAGCTCCAAGGTAGAATTGTTCGTACAGGATTTGTCTTCCTCCGAAGGAGTTGACGACCAAATCGCTGGCGATCTTCAATACCTTGATATGCGTAAAGGCGTCTTCGCCGGACATCCCGAAGTATTTTAGAATTTCCTGATCCATTTTTTCCGAAAGATCGTATTCGGTAGGATGCATGATAAGTCCGCTCGCACCGATACATCTTAGGATCTCGACGGAACGGGTGTAGAATTGGGAGGCGACAGCATTCGAGGCTCCCAAAGCGGTTTGGCACGGAACGAAATTACCGAACCGATCCGTTTCTCCTTCGGATTCCGCGGCCACCAGAAGGGATCTTAGAATTTCCGCGTTAGCCGCCATCTCTCCCAATATCTGTTGGATCGCACTCTGTTGCCCTCTGCCGCTAAAGCGAGCCAAAAGGCTAGCGAGACCCAACATGAATTCCCCTTTGACCGCAG is a window encoding:
- a CDS encoding class I adenylate-forming enzyme family protein; translation: MLSRFEQILERYPDKIAVSNEFGAMTFSRLNEEADRLVPFLSSVNRPVVMPALPGGPELTLLQLAVWKAGGVLAPIPEKCTEREARIFSEQIRPDLVAVHSLSEQKEVLKGTGSETPILSFRIQEESSSDRLVLSASKIEYSKYLNKLSVSLPEEVRLIQFSSGSTGRPKAILLSERNLLSNLDANLEHLSQFAGKDAFCSVPQYHAMGAAVLQELLWVGCGVHFSNRFMPGEHLARMRKFGCTSIATTPNYMKLLLDIGGLNRERFLPLESFTIGTAALDGKLMRRILEVYPESKIYCRYGLSESVGALTRLEVHSGDTYVPGSVGVPVSGVEFSSDLRGQKETEIVVRSGCVAMGQLSDSGECFAITDDRGFLHTGDTGFLDANGNLRILGRKNSFLKVNGYRVSSLEIELILKSIPGVQEAVVVGVEDDQSGQSIVACIEPIPGSLLPDSAEFDRLCRSEMSSYKIPKKFVMYENLPRTSAGKPDRERIYLEVNG
- a CDS encoding diaminopimelate decarboxylase: MILENSKVEIHKNLIRQIGSVWGEGLKIGKYSAEDLANRFGTPLYAFNAEAARENLARVSRSFGERVGILYALKANPNVSIGRIFRSLNVGVEVASAGEILIALKAGFSRPSIRFSGPGKRNEDLIFALENRIGAINIESEREYEKICELARFSDYKPVLTLRVNPKGGASGSRMSMAGKSKKFGIDQDRILDLARRISTENACELEGLHIYAGTQCFDHFAWLENAKDLLNLADELEKFVPIRTLNFGGGFGVALFDGDPEFDLDSAGKGLRAMISKDGRPERKYFIELGRYLVANSGVYLSRILYKKKSFDRNHLILDGGMHHHSAAAGIGAILRRPFPIVSAKACNSLVSEEVTLGGVLCTPADEFASGLSLPECEEGDVIGILGSGAYGLTFSNILFLSHPSPAEVLVDGEDLRLIRERGKIEDALRGQVFSVLGQEGIS
- the speB gene encoding agmatinase codes for the protein MSEKEKKHYLPLNSMKAPRFTGVRTFMRLPNLAVLEDVDVAVVGVPMDSAVSYRSGARFGPEAIRSASVLLRDYNPVLKVNVPEVLSMVDYGDAPVVPGYHEESLYRVQNFLEPIYEAGVVPLILGGDHSLTMAELRALAAVRGPVSVVHIDAHGDVLDNYYGVRHFHGTVFRRAVEEGLVDPSRSVQIGMRGTLHPNDLGSGEGLGYRVISWEELNLLSPTELGNMVKERVGDHPVALSFDIDFLDPAFAPGTGTPEPGGPSTYQAFQFLRALGPLNYCSFDCVEVSPPYDPTGITAINASAVCFELLSLLALRRAGSEIRELRQGERTSELKSPHFR